The Torulaspora delbrueckii CBS 1146 chromosome 1, complete genome DNA segment GTATCACCGCTAGCCGTACGAACCTTGCCTCAGAAATAGATTCGTTAAGTTCtcaactttcaagaatacAATTGGGAAGCCAGGGACCAGCTGACGAGAATTTATTGCCCGGAGATCAATGTACTAAGTTTATTCCAGCAACAATTGTGCTACCAGGGCCTGAAACTTTGAACCCTTTGCTTTACTTTACTATTGAGTATGACAACACAGTAGCTACAATCGAACCTGAATACGGAACCATGGTGAACCCTGTTTTCAATAAAATCTCGACATTTGATGTCACTAGAAAACTACcttatttgaagatcgaTGTTTTTGCTAggattccatcaatttTGCTTCCTTCAAAAACATGGCAACAAGAGATGGGTCCTCACGACGAAGCATTGCAAGCAATGTTGGACAAGATTAATTCAAACCAGGATATTCATCTCGATTCCTTCCATCTACCGgtgaacttgaagattgaTTCAGCCGCCAACATCAGGTTGTTTAATCATCATTGGATCTCCTTGGATAATGGTTGGGGTAGGATCAATATGAGTGTTGATTATAAACCAGCCAAAAATAAGGCTTTatctattgatgattttgatttgCTTAAAGTCATCGGTAAGGGTTCATTTGGTAAAGTCATGCAAGTCAGGAAGAAGGATACTCAAAAAGTTTACGCCTTAAAGGCACTCAGGAAAGCCTACATTGTTTCTAAATCTGAAGTTACGCACACTTTGGCTGAGAGGACAGTACTGGCTAGGGTCGATTGTCCATTTATCGTTCCGTTAAAATTCTCATTCCAATCTCCAGAAAAACTGTATTTGGTGCTAGCATTTATCAATGGTGGTGAACTTTTTTATCACCTGCAAAAGGAAGGAAGATTCGATCTTTCACGTTCGAGATTCTACACGGCTGAGTTATTGTGCGCTTTGGAGACGCTACACAGCCTAGACGTCATTTACCGTGATTTAAAACCTGAAAATATCCTGTTAGATTATCAAGGGCATATCGCTCTATGTGATTTTGGGTTGTGTAAGCTCAACATGAAGGATAAGGAAAAGACTGATACATTTTGCGGCACTCCAGAGTACCTCGCCCCAGAGCTACTACTGGGCCAGGGTTACTCAAAAGTTGTTGACTGGTGGACTTTAGGTGTCCTTCTTTATGAGATGCTAACAGGTTTACCCCCATACTACGACGAAGATGTTCCAAAGATGTACaaaaaaattttgcaagaacCCCTCAGATTCCCTGATGGGTTTGATAGAGACGCAAAGGATTTGTTGATTGGTTTGTTAAGCCGTGATCCAAAGAGAAGGTTGGGTTACAATGGAGCCCACGAAATTAAAAGGCATCCATTCTTCAGCCAATTATCATGGAAACGGCTATTAATGAAGGGCTACATCCCACCATACAAACCACCGGTCACTAGCGCCATAGATACTAGTAATTTCGATCAAGAGTTCACTAGAGAGAAGCCCATCGATAGTGTGGTGGACGAGTTTTTAAGTGAAAGTGTCCAGAAGCAGTTTGGTGGCTGGACCTATGTCGGAAACGAGCAACTAGGCAGTTCGATGGTCCAGGGAAGAAGCATAAGATAAACACGACGAATACCCATTCATAAACCTAAACTATTACCATATATATAAcgtcaaattcatcattatAGTGTATACCCGTTTTGGGCGATGTCTTCAGGGAAGGGGATTTTTAAAAGACACTAGAAAATTTTTTAGCGATGAGCATCTCACACATATAAATCATACACATTTGATAAAGCAAGAGAGTGATCGCAAACCTATCTCTTCAGCTAGTTTGTTTTCAAATACTCTTCATGATGATGGCTTTTGAAAATACTAGTAAGAGACCTGCACAGGACATGGGACTCACTTCAATCGAACCAAAGAAACGTaaagtgaaattttccGATCAAGTAATGATGCATTCTGCGGAATCTCATGGTATAACCAATCATGACGATTCCGATGTTTCCATTGAGATGTACAAGAAGTTTGTAAGATCTGCATTGGACGAGCTAGAAAGTGTATGTTTTAATCGTTTTATTTCCCAGTTCCTTTGTTTGATTAATTGATTCACTAACAATAATTTGATCCTTCAGAAATCCTGCACACAGCTGAGCCTAATTGCTAACCAGGTTGCACTACCGAAGAAGAGTGAAAACCAAATTAGCATTACCAATCTTGGCGTATTGCTGGATGTGCTGTCCGATAATATCAATAGGATTGACACATCACGCGCATCGCCACTGATACAAGCTATCAtaaactttgagaagtgGTGGGAACTGCCATCACAGACTCTAGGTAAATATATATTCTTCATTAGAGTGCTCTGCTCGAGTATACCTAAATGGTGGCAGGACGTATCAATGGTACTAATATCGGGGTTCCACTTGCCACTTGAAAAGACAGTAAGTCATCATGACATGCTGAGATACCTCTTAAAGATGATTCCCTCTTCGATGGGGTTCATTGACATATATATGCCCAAGCTGTTCCCAAACAACAATGATTCCTGTAAAAAGCTGGTCAATTACATTTCCAATTTGCTCAAATTCACTGGTTATTGCAAAGAATTACAATTTCAGGCATGGTCATTAATTATCGAGAGAGTTATTTCCCTAGACGTggaattgcaaaatgaaCTGGACgaattggatgatgatattgacgatgatgatttaaatgatgatgaagacgatgaggatgaggatgaagaacaggatgatgaccaggataaagaaattgatggaaaTGAAACGAAATATGACTCTGACGCCTCCGACGACGACGAAGTAATGGaaggtcaagaagaatacaaCGTCCAATCTTCACAAAATATTAAAGAACTATCCACTAAGTTGGATGCTATACTCACACTCATAACAGATTGTCTTGGTGATAAAGTTACGCCTGAAAGTCTGGAATCTGGGGAAGGTGTTTCGATATTCAACACGATAACAACGCTGTTCAAAACGCATGTTCTTCCCACTTATTTCACAAAGTCAATTCAATACATAATGTTCCATATCTCGCAGCAGCAGATCGAACTTATGGATTCATTTTTGGTCACACTGATCGATATCTCATTTTCACCTACAGAAACAGCGGAGACTAGAatcaaatctcttcaatattTGGGTTCATACATCGCAAGGGCAAAAAAGCTTTCTAGAACGCAGATCATTTTTGTCGCCAGTTACTTGACCTCTTGGTTGAACCGGTATGTGCtagaaagagaagaagaagtcgaTCAACCAGGTGGAATGGATCGATTCAAGCATTTTTACGCTGCATTCCAGTCGCTCTGCTACATCTTCTGCTTTAGATACCAATTGTTCAGAGACGGAGATGGAAACTGGGAATGCGAATTAgaaaaattcttccaaagaatGGTAATATCCAAATTCAACCCACTGAAATACTGTAACGAAAATGTCATGCTCATGTTCGCACGCATATCTCAACATGAAGACGTCGCTTACTGCTTCAGCATAATTGAGAACAACAATAACCAACGGCTCAGGGGAATAATCGGTAGAGGTGATACAGATCGAAAAGGCGCCTATTCATCTGCTGCCATGACTTGGTCTCTCGCTACAAGGcaacaattcatcgatttACAAAGTTATTTCCCATACGACCCTCTAATCTTGGAACGCTACAAGATCATGATGAAAGAGTACTACATCGAGTGGAATGAAGTGAGTGGGGAGTACGAGAGTGATGAGTTCGAAGAGTAAAAAGAACCTATACCAATGCATATCTAATCATCTATACTTCATTATATTATCATTTTATTCATTTTATTTACTGACATCTTGTGAGAAAAATCGTCTATTGTTATATAGTTAGATAGATCATAAGGATTTAAGGCGGATTAGAATATACACTCAACCCCGAGAAGAGATTTAATACATAGGTTTTAAACAGTGTAACACCTATGCCTATTTCTGATGGGTATCATATCTCTTAGCAGTGAAATGGGACAAGAGTTCCTCAAAAGCACTGTCTCTGGTGCTATAGATGATCCTTATCCAGTTCCACCGAACGTTGATGACTCTGAGACCATCAGTCTGGCATTCCTCATCAGTCTGTCGGTCACTTTCGCTTTGCTTATGGTAGTACTGGTTGTGATAGCTGTCTATGTTACATTTTGTGGGGCCGATGAAGCAGaatacgatgaagaagctggcGCCGGTGGAGGGTTTCATTCTCTGTTTAACAAGAAGCGGGATTCTATTCTTCTAGATGCCAGTTTCACTTCGGCtggtcaatttgatgatgaagctcTTTTGCAGGAGCAGGAATCTGTTGAGCTGCCCAAGATGTCGCCTTTTGAGCTTGACATGTACAATAGAGCTAaggaatttcaaaaagtcaATGAACCTAATGTGAAAGAATTCGGAACTTTCGTCAATGGGAGTGATTTACAGTTTATCAAGGATCGCGGTATTCAGAGTTATAGTTTCCTGCCGAGTATCAATGATAATACCGATGAAGAGGGGAATTTTCTGCCCAGTTTTCTAATACAGGATAAACTAGATGTCAGTTTCACGAAATACAACAAAAGCTCTTCTACAATTATGAATTACCCACTCCCGTTCAATAAGAAAGATGCTGTTTATTTTGAAGTAAAGATCTTCAGACACAGTAAAACTTCTAACGCAGTGTTCAGCATCGGGCTGATGACTTTCCCTTATCCATATTTCAGGATTCCCGGTATGTCACTATTCTCAATAGGTTATGAGTCAACCGGTAAATTGCGTATAAATAATCCGTTTATGGCCAGTACGTTGCTCCCGAAGTTGCAAGAAGGTGATGTTGTTGGGTTTGGTTATAGGTATAGAACCGGTACAATTTTCATTACGCATAATGGGAAAAAAATGATGGATGTCACTCAAAATGTTGGTATTGATTTATTTATTGGTATAGGTTCTCTGAATGCTGCTTTCACTAGAACATACACGAAGGATGGGCTGTTAGAAGATCCTGATAATGTTGCCTTGCGTGAAAGTCTCTCAGAGGGAAGAGAGGTTGAACTGCCTCCTGATCTGTTGAGCGTTCATGAAATCACAGCTGAAAACGGATTGGAATCTGATGAAGTGGAACTACATGTCAATCTAGGGCAAGTAGGCTTTGTATTTATCGAGGCCAATGTGAAGAAATATGGGTTCGGTAGCGTTTACGGTGAAATTGGCATACCTCCTTCTTATACAGGAAATGAGATTAAGACAGATACAATCTTGCAGAGAGGTGAAGATATACCGCCCAAGTACTGCGATGACAGAGATACCGATGATTTTTTTGGTAACATAAGTATCAACAGGGGTCGGGCCGTTGA contains these protein-coding regions:
- the SSH4 gene encoding Ssh4p (similar to Saccharomyces cerevisiae SSH4 (YKL124W); ancestral locus Anc_2.448), translated to MGIISLSSEMGQEFLKSTVSGAIDDPYPVPPNVDDSETISLAFLISLSVTFALLMVVLVVIAVYVTFCGADEAEYDEEAGAGGGFHSLFNKKRDSILLDASFTSAGQFDDEALLQEQESVELPKMSPFELDMYNRAKEFQKVNEPNVKEFGTFVNGSDLQFIKDRGIQSYSFLPSINDNTDEEGNFLPSFLIQDKLDVSFTKYNKSSSTIMNYPLPFNKKDAVYFEVKIFRHSKTSNAVFSIGLMTFPYPYFRIPGMSLFSIGYESTGKLRINNPFMASTLLPKLQEGDVVGFGYRYRTGTIFITHNGKKMMDVTQNVGIDLFIGIGSLNAAFTRTYTKDGLLEDPDNVALRESLSEGREVELPPDLLSVHEITAENGLESDEVELHVNLGQVGFVFIEANVKKYGFGSVYGEIGIPPSYTGNEIKTDTILQRGEDIPPKYCDDRDTDDFFGNISINRGRAVEGSSSNWRPMAQRALSVIPEAAESDLERYERLSSAYDRENNPSNTSLENMDPNAQAHVTELELTDTRHNESSSSVGNSGDKRKKRKKKKRSKK
- the YPK1 gene encoding serine/threonine protein kinase YPK1 (similar to Saccharomyces cerevisiae YPK1 (YKL126W) and YPK2 (YMR104C); ancestral locus Anc_2.446); amino-acid sequence: MERKKEKEKKDSGIGGKLFHFDHDSSGSNGDLHLSVNDADLGRPSMDRKETIVPSSASIAPVRLSRDTSSTASTVREEFDAGIAEISSPRASHSKEPDTDFPVPSVTDDTPAAPSPVHANNSTSTAGMMTIKVYNGEGFSLPFPITSNEQILGKLLSSGITASRTNLASEIDSLSSQLSRIQLGSQGPADENLLPGDQCTKFIPATIVLPGPETLNPLLYFTIEYDNTVATIEPEYGTMVNPVFNKISTFDVTRKLPYLKIDVFARIPSILLPSKTWQQEMGPHDEALQAMLDKINSNQDIHLDSFHLPVNLKIDSAANIRLFNHHWISLDNGWGRINMSVDYKPAKNKALSIDDFDLLKVIGKGSFGKVMQVRKKDTQKVYALKALRKAYIVSKSEVTHTLAERTVLARVDCPFIVPLKFSFQSPEKLYLVLAFINGGELFYHLQKEGRFDLSRSRFYTAELLCALETLHSLDVIYRDLKPENILLDYQGHIALCDFGLCKLNMKDKEKTDTFCGTPEYLAPELLLGQGYSKVVDWWTLGVLLYEMLTGLPPYYDEDVPKMYKKILQEPLRFPDGFDRDAKDLLIGLLSRDPKRRLGYNGAHEIKRHPFFSQLSWKRLLMKGYIPPYKPPVTSAIDTSNFDQEFTREKPIDSVVDEFLSESVQKQFGGWTYVGNEQLGSSMVQGRSIR
- the RRN3 gene encoding rDNA-binding RNA polymerase I transcriptional factor (similar to Saccharomyces cerevisiae RRN3 (YKL125W); ancestral locus Anc_2.447); translation: MMAFENTSKRPAQDMGLTSIEPKKRKVKFSDQVMMHSAESHGITNHDDSDVSIEMYKKFVRSALDELESKSCTQLSLIANQVALPKKSENQISITNLGVLLDVLSDNINRIDTSRASPLIQAIINFEKWWELPSQTLGKYIFFIRVLCSSIPKWWQDVSMVLISGFHLPLEKTVSHHDMLRYLLKMIPSSMGFIDIYMPKLFPNNNDSCKKLVNYISNLLKFTGYCKELQFQAWSLIIERVISLDVELQNELDELDDDIDDDDLNDDEDDEDEDEEQDDDQDKEIDGNETKYDSDASDDDEVMEGQEEYNVQSSQNIKELSTKLDAILTLITDCLGDKVTPESLESGEGVSIFNTITTLFKTHVLPTYFTKSIQYIMFHISQQQIELMDSFLVTLIDISFSPTETAETRIKSLQYLGSYIARAKKLSRTQIIFVASYLTSWLNRYVLEREEEVDQPGGMDRFKHFYAAFQSLCYIFCFRYQLFRDGDGNWECELEKFFQRMVISKFNPLKYCNENVMLMFARISQHEDVAYCFSIIENNNNQRLRGIIGRGDTDRKGAYSSAAMTWSLATRQQFIDLQSYFPYDPLILERYKIMMKEYYIEWNEVSGEYESDEFEE